One window from the genome of Paraneptunicella aestuarii encodes:
- the pheA gene encoding prephenate dehydratase: MTINLDELREKISDTDAKLLSLLAERLRFTQQVAETKIATHKDVRDPKREEQLLVSLVKQGSKLGLDPHYVTNIFHVIIENSVLNQQALLAERANPEHSQPLNRVAFLGNPGSYSYLATQRYFARRPGELHEMGFKTFKAVLEKVESNEADYAVLPIENTTSGSINEVYDLLQHTSLSIVGEITQPVKHALLTKNQKDISNIKQVYGHPQALMQCRVFIDSLDDVKKVPCDSTSAAMQLVSESERDDIAAIGSIEGGNFYNLNAIKQDLANQQENHTRFIVVSRKAVKVPIQIPAKTTLVMSTIQKPGALVDALIVLKDNQINMTKLESRPITGNPWEEMFYLDVEGNTSDGPMQQALEDLKGITRYLKVLGCYPVEDITHTKVPVFKALSE; this comes from the coding sequence ATGACCATCAACCTCGATGAATTGAGAGAGAAAATCTCTGACACTGATGCGAAACTCTTATCTTTGTTGGCAGAACGTCTGCGATTTACCCAACAGGTAGCCGAAACCAAAATCGCGACTCATAAAGATGTGCGAGACCCTAAACGCGAAGAACAGTTGTTGGTTTCATTGGTAAAACAAGGCAGTAAATTGGGGCTGGATCCTCACTACGTCACCAATATCTTTCACGTAATCATTGAGAATTCGGTACTCAATCAACAAGCGTTGTTGGCAGAGCGCGCGAACCCGGAGCACAGCCAGCCGCTTAATCGTGTCGCCTTTCTGGGCAACCCCGGCAGCTATAGTTATCTGGCAACACAACGCTATTTTGCTCGACGTCCAGGCGAGCTGCATGAAATGGGATTCAAAACCTTCAAAGCGGTTCTGGAGAAAGTAGAAAGCAATGAAGCAGACTATGCGGTGCTACCGATAGAAAATACAACATCGGGCAGTATTAACGAAGTCTATGACTTGTTGCAGCACACCAGTCTTTCCATTGTGGGTGAGATCACTCAACCCGTGAAGCATGCACTGCTCACTAAAAATCAAAAAGACATCAGCAATATCAAACAGGTTTATGGTCACCCACAAGCCTTGATGCAATGTCGCGTATTTATTGACTCTCTTGATGATGTGAAGAAAGTCCCATGCGATAGCACCTCTGCGGCAATGCAGTTGGTCAGCGAATCAGAACGAGACGACATCGCAGCTATCGGCAGCATCGAAGGCGGCAACTTCTACAACTTGAACGCGATCAAGCAAGATTTAGCTAACCAGCAGGAAAACCATACACGCTTTATTGTGGTTTCCAGAAAGGCAGTGAAAGTGCCGATTCAAATTCCTGCGAAAACCACGCTGGTGATGTCCACCATTCAAAAACCGGGAGCCTTGGTTGATGCCCTGATTGTATTGAAAGACAACCAGATCAATATGACCAAACTGGAATCTCGCCCAATTACCGGCAACCCATGGGAAGAAATGTTTTATCTGGATGTTGAAGGCAATACCTCGGACGGCCCCATGCAACAAGCCCTGGAAGACCTAAAAGGCATTACCCGATACCTGAAAGTATTAGGCTGCTACCCGGTAGAAGACATTACTCATACCAAAGTGCCTGTGTTTAAAGCATTATCAGAGTAA